Proteins encoded together in one Chitinophaga sp. LS1 window:
- the ftsZ gene encoding cell division protein FtsZ has protein sequence MIHFDLPKEKSSIIKVIGIGGGGSNAVNHMFNQRIEGVNFIICNTDAQAISNSPVPNKIQLGPHLTQGLGAGANPRIGEQATEESFEEIKKILEVNTKMAFITAGMGGGTGTGGAPIIAKICKELGILTVGIVTTPFSYEGKKRMQQADDGVNRLKEYVDTLLIISNDKLRQKFGDLKFKAAFEKADNVLATAAKCITDVINSTGQINVDFADVCTVMRNGGVAILGAATAEGENRAQKAIEEALTSPLLNDNDIRGAKWILLNISSAEGEFEHTLDEMDTIQAYVQSQAGEDCDVILGVGYDQDLDRKLGVTVIATGFEQKPIQQVKQAPQDPSHNQPRIVMELGREGDEKKMNTPVSSSNNSMFIEPTDHMAPRLVEPVVTQPATTFVTPEPPAESRSSFALNIEPVGTTAPTPGYNNVNVIQPNNQAAGGYPARHIFIEPTPTPPPAETPEMKIVFREEEPGTEMTNDMQQLHAFEEQLEEQKRKQAERVAKLRSLSFNVKGIDNNSEIENVPAYIRRNINLDNGAGSAENFYSNYTISDSPNNQAEINTINTFLDGKKPD, from the coding sequence ATGATACATTTTGATCTTCCCAAAGAAAAGTCTTCCATCATCAAAGTGATAGGCATTGGTGGTGGCGGAAGCAACGCGGTGAACCACATGTTCAACCAGCGCATTGAGGGTGTGAATTTTATCATCTGTAATACAGATGCGCAGGCTATCTCCAATAGTCCTGTACCTAATAAAATTCAGTTAGGTCCGCACCTGACACAGGGTCTGGGTGCTGGTGCCAACCCCCGCATCGGTGAACAGGCCACTGAAGAATCCTTTGAAGAAATCAAAAAGATCTTAGAGGTGAATACCAAAATGGCATTCATCACGGCGGGTATGGGTGGTGGTACCGGGACAGGTGGCGCTCCGATCATCGCAAAGATCTGTAAAGAACTGGGTATCCTCACTGTGGGCATCGTTACTACTCCCTTCTCTTACGAAGGAAAGAAAAGGATGCAACAGGCAGATGATGGTGTAAACCGTCTGAAAGAATACGTCGATACACTGCTGATAATTTCTAATGATAAACTGCGCCAGAAGTTCGGCGACCTGAAGTTCAAAGCTGCTTTCGAAAAAGCAGATAACGTACTGGCTACCGCTGCTAAATGTATCACTGATGTGATCAACAGCACAGGTCAGATCAACGTGGACTTTGCGGACGTTTGTACCGTAATGCGCAATGGTGGTGTGGCTATACTCGGTGCTGCAACTGCAGAAGGTGAAAACCGCGCGCAGAAAGCAATCGAAGAAGCACTGACTTCACCGCTGCTGAATGATAACGACATCCGTGGTGCAAAATGGATTCTGCTCAACATCTCTTCTGCAGAAGGTGAATTTGAACACACACTGGATGAAATGGATACTATCCAGGCTTATGTACAAAGCCAGGCAGGTGAGGATTGCGATGTGATCCTCGGTGTTGGTTACGACCAGGATCTGGATCGTAAACTGGGTGTAACTGTTATCGCTACAGGTTTTGAACAAAAACCGATTCAGCAGGTAAAACAGGCCCCACAGGATCCATCTCATAATCAACCTAGAATCGTAATGGAACTGGGTCGTGAAGGTGATGAAAAAAAGATGAACACTCCCGTTAGCTCCAGCAACAATTCTATGTTCATTGAACCAACCGACCATATGGCGCCACGGTTGGTAGAGCCTGTGGTGACGCAGCCGGCTACAACGTTTGTAACTCCAGAACCTCCGGCAGAAAGTAGAAGCAGTTTTGCACTCAACATTGAGCCAGTAGGAACAACTGCTCCTACACCAGGCTACAACAATGTAAACGTAATACAGCCCAATAATCAGGCGGCTGGCGGATATCCTGCCAGACACATTTTTATTGAGCCGACTCCAACTCCACCTCCGGCAGAAACGCCAGAGATGAAGATCGTATTCCGTGAAGAAGAGCCAGGCACAGAGATGACAAATGATATGCAACAGCTGCATGCATTTGAAGAGCAATTAGAAGAGCAAAAGCGTAAACAGGCAGAGCGCGTAGCAAAACTGCGTAGCCTCAGCTTTAACGTGAAAGGCATCGATAATAATTCAGAAATTGAAAACGTTCCTGCATACATTCGTCGAAATATCAATCTCGATAATGGTGCTGGTTCTGCCGAGAATTTCTATTCTAACTATACAATTTCTGATAGTCCGAATAATCAGGCAGAAATCAATACGATCAATACTTTTTTAGATGGGAAAAAACCCGATTGA
- a CDS encoding helix-turn-helix transcriptional regulator: protein MKNLTRNSTPISLKVSVHAWRKIEDVKKSIDTLNLNNDFQLTLGQIAQKHYMSKSMISKTFRLRFNISIHQYIIQLRMERAKSLLAGNSSLSICKVAETLGYSICSNFSRDFKKYTGMLPLELSKKANMAENGVEEINSNPIV from the coding sequence ATGAAAAACTTGACCAGGAACAGCACTCCTATTTCGCTGAAAGTATCTGTACATGCATGGCGAAAGATTGAAGACGTTAAAAAGTCAATCGACACATTAAATCTGAACAATGACTTTCAGTTAACATTAGGACAGATCGCCCAGAAGCATTACATGAGTAAAAGCATGATCAGCAAAACGTTTCGTCTTCGTTTTAATATCTCTATACACCAATATATTATTCAATTAAGAATGGAGCGGGCTAAGTCTCTGCTCGCGGGAAACAGCTCTCTGTCGATCTGTAAGGTAGCAGAAACGCTAGGTTATTCTATCTGCTCTAACTTTTCGAGAGATTTCAAAAAATACACAGGTATGCTCCCGCTTGAGCTGTCTAAGAAGGCAAATATGGCAGAGAACGGAGTTGAGGAAATAAATAGTAACCCAATTGTTTAA